The Rhodospirillaceae bacterium region AAATACGTGTTTGCGGCGACACCACCCGCCACGACCAATGTCGAGCCCTCAGGATGGGCATCTTTGAACATCTCAATGCCATTGGCGCAGCGGTCAATGAGCGCATCAGCCGCGGCAACCTGAAAGGAGGCGCAAAGATCGTTGATATCGGCGTCGCGCAAGGTGCCTTCGGGCAGGCCATCGATGGTGCGGTGGACGGCGGCCTTCAGGCCTGAGAATGAAAAATGACAACCGTCCCGGCCTTTCAAGGGTCTTGGCAACTTAAACCGCGTGCCGTCGCCTTTGGCTGCGGCGGCTTCGACGGCGGGGCCACCTGGATAACCAATGCCAAGCATTTTTGCGGTTTTATCGAAGGCTTCACCCAAGGCATCATCAATCGTCGTGCCGAGCCGGGTGTAGTCGCCGACGCCGTTGACGGTCAGCAGCTGGCAATGCCCGCCGGAGACCAGCAGCAGCAAATAGGGAAATGCAAAATCATCCATCAGTCGGGCACTCAGGGCATGGCCTTCCAAGTGATTGACCGCGATAAAGGGCAGATCATGGGCCACGGCAATGGCCTTGGCCGTCGTCGCCCCGACAATCACGCCGCCAATCAGCCCAGGTCCACAGGTCGCAGCCACCCCATCAAGATCGCCAAAGTCTAACTTTGCGTCTTTCATGGCGCGCGCGATTAACCCATCCAGGTGCTGCAAATGGGCGCGCGCGGCGACTTCCGGCACGACGCCACCGTAAGGGCGATGGTCGTCTAATTGGGAAAATATCTCATCAGACAAAATGGTACGGTCGCTGCTGACGACGGCGGCGGCGGTTTCGTCGCAACTGGTTTCTATGCCGAGCACGATCATGAAGAAAAAACGCTCTTGTGT contains the following coding sequences:
- the tsaD gene encoding tRNA (adenosine(37)-N6)-threonylcarbamoyltransferase complex transferase subunit TsaD gives rise to the protein MIVLGIETSCDETAAAVVSSDRTILSDEIFSQLDDHRPYGGVVPEVAARAHLQHLDGLIARAMKDAKLDFGDLDGVAATCGPGLIGGVIVGATTAKAIAVAHDLPFIAVNHLEGHALSARLMDDFAFPYLLLLVSGGHCQLLTVNGVGDYTRLGTTIDDALGEAFDKTAKMLGIGYPGGPAVEAAAAKGDGTRFKLPRPLKGRDGCHFSFSGLKAAVHRTIDGLPEGTLRDADINDLCASFQVAAADALIDRCANGIEMFKDAHPEGSTLVVAGGVAANTYLRSRLQSLAEDYGLNLMAPPQRLCTDNAAMIAWAGVERLQLGLTDGLDFKPRPRWPLDPEAPPAVGAGVKG